The Triticum aestivum cultivar Chinese Spring chromosome 4B, IWGSC CS RefSeq v2.1, whole genome shotgun sequence sequence ATCCATGTCAAGATTGTTATCACCATATTGGGTTTCATATTCTTGTGACCCATACTCGTGCGACACAAAATCATCATTTGCCACATTTGTCACGTGCAAAAAAGCTTTGTCATCAAGACTACAATTGAACATACAAACATTCAGCATCACTTCAATTTGGAACCACAAAGAAAAGCGCAAAATAAATATTTTTTAACTTTGCAACATTTCATCGAACATGTTGGAGGCAGTGGCCATCGGCGTGGCCAAATCTTTCTCcacggccggcggtggcggcggtggaggtggatGAAAGGCTGCGGCCGAGGCTCCTTCCCTACTGGAGGACGTGGCCGGCTGTAGCTGCGAGTCGTCGGCCCGAGCCGCTGCGGCTGCCTTCGAGTTTTTGGCCGGCCACGCTGTACTTTTGGCCGGGTTCCGGCCGCAATTAGCCGCCCATTTTCATACCTTCGGCGCCTTCACAGAAATGGTCCGCGCGGGGGCGACAGGCTGGGGCGGCGCGAATCCAGGGTGGCGGGCGGCGGCATGGACGCGGCGGCGGAGGGCGAGTTCGCCGCGGCGGCAACAACGTGGGTCAGCCAACtagttgcggcggcggcggagaaggcggcggGGTCATCATCTTCGGCCATGGCAGCGGCGTAAGGCGGGCGGGCGGCAAGCCGGGGGGTCGCTAGCGGGCGGTCGCGAGGCGGAAGGCGAATGAAGTGGCGTTTGGCGGCAGCCGTGGTTTTGGACCAGTTGCATCTCGTGATGTAAATTTGCTTCACAAAGTTTTCATTTTTACATCACCGGGAGGCTGCGGTCCAATACTTTTTTTTACATATGGACCGTCTGTTGGAGCAGCGTTTTTTCCCCAGATGGTCCAGAAGTTAGGTATTTTTACATTTGGactatctattggagatgctctaagcttgAAAAATGTCAAATTCTGACATGAAACATGCCATGTTGTATGTCGAACACTTTGCCTTCAAACCTACCTCGCTCCATATCGAAACCAAATTTTCTTCTCGAAGATGGTCCTCATTTCAAGAAGTGTACATCACAACTTTAGAGAAACCTTCTCAACATTTTACCATGACATATTGATGACATATGATGACAtcgtgccaagtttcatgttttacTGACTTCatttgcatttttcaaaatttaaaaaccTACAAGCTCCATGTTCGGGGTCGAGTTTTGGCACCTTGATATTTggaattccttttcttttcttggaTAAGACATACACATGGATTCAAGGACACAAATAGGGTTTTTCAACCCAATTTTGCTAACTTTTTTACAGACTTCCAATTAATGTTTCAATTATATATTCACTAAGTGTTTAGAACTAAATGAAATGACTTAAATatatcaaatgaactctaaaaaatgCATAATTTTGACATGGAACATGTGATGGTGTATGTTGAGTGTAGAAAAAGTTTGAAAGTCAAATGTGAAGCAACCGACACTACTTTTTTCCACCCTAATTTTCATTTAAAAATAACAATGCAAACTCTAAAAATTCCATAAAAGAATTATTGAGAACAGTGCAAAAAATTATTGGCTTGAATGTAGTTCCGCACATACAATTCATAACAAAGTAGGTTTATACTATTACTTGCTTTCCATCACAACAAGTTGCCTTTTACCATAAGGTGTGGCCAAGGTGGGTAATCGTGTTATGCCCTGGAGGGGCAGGTACAGCACTCAGGCGGGTAAAGTGGACTTGATTAATGCGTGCCTCTCATCTCTTCCGATGTTCTTGATGGGTTTTTACCTTGTTTCTATGGGAACCCATGCGGGCTTTGATAAACATAGAGGTGCCTTTTATTGGAACGTGGCTGATAACAAGCGCAAATATCGCTTGGTCAAATAGGACCATATTTGTAAGCCAAAAAGCCTTGGGGGGCTGGGCATTATTAATACTCTCGTTATGAACAAATGTCTGAtcatcaaatggtggtggaagatcatgACTATCTCCCAGGATAAGCCCCTCTGGTTCAACATTCTCAAAGCGAAGTACTTTCCTCTTCTAGCCCAATGTTTGCGCGGGCCTCTGGGGCTTCCCAATTCTGGATCAATTTGGTTAAGCTCAGGCCTATCTTTCAAGACCTTGTCAAATTTGTTGTTCACAATGGCAGGTCCACCAGGTTTTGGCTTGATTGGTGGTGTGGCTCCTCTTCGCTGGCTACTGCTTTTCCTGTTCTTTTTTCCTACTACCCGGACCCTGAGATCTCAATCTTTGAGCTTGCGTCGTCTAATTGGGACCTGCGTCTGCGTCGTTCCCTCTCTCCCGCagagttggaagattggcagcGTCTTGTTGCTTTCTTCTCTTCGCTCTCGGAGGAGGAAGACATGGTTGTCTGGCCCCACTCCGCCTCTGCGCGCTTCTCGGTTAAATCCCTCTATGGTAAGCTCATTTCTGGGTCCACCACCTCCAAATTCAAATGGATCTGGAGGGCTCGTATCCCTCCTAAGGTCAAGGTTTTCCTCTAGCAAGCCTCCCGTGGGCGTCTGCCGACGGGTGACCAAATTCGCAAGCGTAATGGCCCGGGATCTGATAGGTGTGCTCTATGTGATTTGAGAGAAGACTCGTCTCATATCTTCTTCAACTGTGTGTTGGCTACTCTGTTTTGGTGTTGTATCAGATCCTGGCTGCACGTTTCCTGGTCTCCGACCTCCTTTTCTGACTTGCGCATCTTGGTTAGCTCTTTGGTTGTGGCCCAGAGGTGATTGTTTTGGGTGGGCTTCGCAGCCATGTGCTGGTCCCTTTGGACGACGAGGAATAAATTTACCATCGAGCATGTTTTCCCTGCTAAGCCTTCTGATTGCTTATTTAAAACCTGAATATTCCTggagcagtggagatcattgactaacaAGGAAAATAGGGACGCCCTCGATGCCATGTTGGCCAAGATCCGAAACTCTGCTATCTCCATCTCCCCAGTTCAAGAAGGCACCTAGGCGTTGGTGGTCGGCTTTTGTTTTCTTTTATctccggcctgcgtgccgtgtactGGCCTGGGAGCCATGTACTTAGACTATTCTCTCATGTTTTCTGGGATGATACTTGTGCTTACTCTCCTGCTGCTCTCGTGGGTCTGTTTTAACTTTggctggtggctttatttataaagtcgggctctaGCCTTTTATCTAAAAAATAAGGTGTCCATTTAGGTTCTCCAGTTTTGTTCTCGTAATTAGGTGCAATCGGAAAATGCAAGAAAAACATGTTTATATGAGAAACTACATTTTAGACAAACCGATTAGTTGGGATCTAATTTTAGCCAAACCAATTATAAATTTACTAGTCTATCTCGAGAAGCATGTTTATATGAGAAACTTGTTTCTCATGGAATAAAGTTATTTTACGAAAATATTTGCCGAGTATTCCGGTGTGTGATCTAGTTTCGAACATCTCTTTGTCAGGAATGCAATGGTGAAAGAGGTATTTGATTTGACCGCCTGACATGCAAGTAATGTGTTGTTGAAATACGTAATAGTTATGTATGATGTGGTGCCATCTATTTTGTTTGAATGTGGGCACAATGCTTGCTTGCAGCAACTCCGACTACATAATAGTTAAGACATAAAAATCAAAATAGAAGAATAAAAATGCTGTGGGGTGCCCACATTCAAACAaaatgtttttctttgtttttctttgcattaataaaatgctgtggggtgCAAGCCCTGCAGTCTCCAAGGTCAAAAAAAATAGAAGAATAAAAATATAGAAaagggaagaaacaaaaatgaataTACAGTAAAAGAAATAAACAAAAGAATGAATACAAAAAatgaagaaataaaagaaagaaaagaaaactgtAAAAAAAGGGATAAATGGACAAAAGAATGTCGAATGTTTTTTTCCCAAACGCATGGCAAAGATGCGTCTTTGCTGAATGTTTTTTCTCGGACACTAGGCAAAGATGTGTCTTTGCTGAGTGTAACACTAGGAAAACCTTGATCTTACCTACCGCCGTATTTTCTTTTTGACTGTGAACTTTAgggtaagccccccccccccccccccccccccccccccccccccccccccccccgaaccttGCAATTTTTTACCATCACAACATAAAGTACAATATGTCAAGGGGTTAAAGGCGCAGTAATAGGAAAAAAGAGAGGCAAGGAACCCTTCTCATGAGATAATCCCTATGCCTAGGCTTAATCCTATAGGTCAATAGGGGCACTTCATGCAAAAAATGACTTCTCCACCTATAAATGTTGGTCCCTCATTTCTCAAGATCCTGACGTGTCTAGATATCCAAATATCCCAACAAGCCAAGAATGCCACTTCCACAAAGAATGATTTATTGAAATCCTTTTTGGCATGCACAAAAAGTGCCTCATAACATCCCCCACTTGCCAGCAAATCCGCAGATAGTTCCATACCCTGACATAGAAATTTCAGTGAAAAAACAGATGATCCATGTCCTCCTGAACACCAGTGGGGCAAATGACAATAGATGTCCCATCAGCTACATTCCAGTGTATCGTCTAAAGCATGTCCTTTGTATTCAACCTGCCCATAATCAAATCCAagcaaacactttgattttcaaggTACAACAACCTTCCAGATCCAATTTAATATAGGATTTGACACAATAGGATTGTGGATTATGTAATAATAAATCTTTGCTTTATAAGGCACATCTCACTCGGAGATCAACCAAACATCCTTCTTACAATCTTCTCTTCAGAGTAAAGAGATGAGATCATTCAAACCCCCAAATTCTAGATAGGCCTGGGCAAAAAGAGGTAGATTGGAGGATTGTATAAAATCATCACTGTCTAAAACCTCCTTGGATGAAACCAACATGTCTGTTGCATAAGAGAACAATCTCTTAATCCTCTGCTGCAGAGGCACAACTGAGCCATCCATCCTCCATTGATCAGACCAAAAAAGGACAAAGTACCCTTGGTTGACTTCTACCCAAGAAATGGCCCAAAACTTGTCAAAAAAGGCTTGCAATATctttccaccaaaaggagccacacaAAAGAGTAGCATGTGGCACTGTACCATGATAGTAGGAATTTCATATCAGATGCACCCAAGGAATACCATGTTTGTTATAGAATTTATGTCCATGCTTTAAAAGTAGAGCCTCATTCTGAACCCCAAGATAGAGAATACCCAAACCTCCCTTGTTTTTTGGTCCACAAAGCAAATCCCATGCAGCCAAGGATGTTACGGATCCCTGTCTGTTCTTCCTCCATAAACACCGTCTTTGAATTCTCTACAATTGCTTAGATTTTTGCCGGGTGTATTTTTGAAAGCACTCGGCAAAGATTATTTGTCGAGTGCCCGCTGGAAAACACTTGAAAAACACTCCAACGCATAACAAAGAAGCATATGCCCATAGTGAATCCTTGAACATGTGGGGTTGCATATATTTAGAGTTCATTCTTCACTCCTTAGTGTATTGCCACTCCATTGAGAGTAAACAGTTAATCAAAAATGAATCAAAGAAACAATCATACATATAGAAGGGAAATCACATTTACAGCGACACCTCGTCGACAATACTAGCAGTGTGCATATATGTCTTGAAATGAGTTAATAATACTAGTAGTCTTTGTTTTAGTAGTCGAACTGACGCCATGTGGAGAAGGTTTGCCCGAACTGCCACCAAGCCGGCACGACGTCCTGGAAGACGAGATACTGGCCGCCGGTGGATGTGATGGCAAAGCTGAGCGCCTGCCCAACGAGCCCCGAGAGGCAGTGCCAGTTGGCGCCCCAGTTCCTGGACATGGGGATCCATGCGGTGTtggtccctttcaccgacatgctCTTGATCGACCCGCTCCCGCCAATGTTGGCCACGAGCACCAGCTCGAAGTAGTTGAAGCCGTTGATGGTGAACCGCACGCCGCCCTGCCTCCAGCACTTGACCTGCTGGTAGAAGACGGGGATGATGCCGGCACGGTAGATGCCGATGTTCTCCCAGGCGGGTTGCGACATGTCGAAGTGGTGGCGGGGAGGGTTGCACCACCTGCCGTTGTCACTGGGGGGATCCCAGTTGGGAGGGCAGAAGTTGGTGGCGGACACGGTGATGGACGTGCCGGGCTTGCACATTTCCGACTTGCTGGTGTCGCAGATGATGACGTAGCACTGCCCGCACGATGCACCATCATTGAACAGCGCCGTGCTAAGAGCCACGTTGTTGATCCCGTACCCCGCAACGTACAGGTTCTCGTATCCACACGCGCCACCTGGATATTGCACAAGCATACACATTCAGACACGCACACACGCATTGTATTGCACGCGTAGCGTACCATAAATTGTAGTAGAGTAATGCTACACATACATAAGTTTACACGGGTTTTACAAATAGGTGGGTTTTGATTGGAGATTAAGGGGGAAAAGAGGTCCATcccatgaaaatcagggggagTGATTAGTTAGAAAGAAAAAATCCTAGTCAGATTGTAATTTCGTGTAACTTTTTATGTGTTTAGCATTATTGATTATACTAATATTGGGAAGACTGATGGTGCCCGAGCAAGCCAGAATTAAGTCTTGATTAGCTAGCTTACCCATTGTGTCGGAGCCGTCGGCGCCGCCGTAGAAGGTGGCGGTGGCCGGGATCCAGTTGGAATTGGCCGGCGTGAAGCAGAACGCGAGAACATCGGCGAACAGATGCAGGTAGCGCATCCCAGCTGCCATGTTTCTGCCTGAGAGAGAGTCCCAGAAACAGGTGGATGATTGAGCTTCTCTCGCACCAAGCTAGCTTGCTAGATGTTGTGGCGACCGAGAGTGGATTTGGAGGTGAGGAATGATTGCGACAATGATGGTGCTTAAATAGGATCTAGCTAGCATATGAGATCGAGAGGAATGATTGTCGTCTTAATTAACTAACATATGTGATCGCGGTTCCAACGATCGTATGGATGCAACCTCCACCGATGGAGTTGCGCGCTCTAATGAGTGAACGCAGGTCTGAGCGGTATGTCGTTTCTTAATTAATTAGTACATTCAAAATGATAGGTTAACTGAATACAACTAATTTGACATGCTTCTAGAGTCTAGTCTACTaaaagcatggttaataatacaaccaAAAGTAGTTGCCTTTTTTTAAAatctatagccaaccttatagccggCATGCATAATAGTAAGTTTTAAATGCGTATTATTTTATTAATTGTTGGCGCATCGTACGTCCTCACAAAACATCTTGGGTCTCATGTTGCAGCTGGCTACTAACCAAGAGtccacttctcttctctctccttcaactaagtaaagatataatattttattttttataacctgcttatgtcaccttattagagcaagtacaatagagctgagtgagcgggctataagaaataaactagtatatttctgcttagttggaggaaagagaagatgcgagagaaggtaagcgggctcttcgtgaagagccagctctagcacgtgctcctagacactttgtgagaataaaagatgggccacataataaaaaagtagtacactcttttgatctattattgtacatgttgactataagatagGATGTAGATGACATGACACTAGCTTATAGCCAgcaactggctatattattaaccatgctcctATACTTAGCTCTAAGTCTGCTAGAACTGCTAGTAGCTCGCTTTTGTACAATTAGAAATAATCAGCAACCGTTCAATTAAGGCAGCGGGAGAGAACTTCTTCCTATACACTGATTGAGAGAAAGATGCAACCGTTCAATTAAGGCATCAGTCATATTCTACACCAGAGAATATGCAACCGTTCAATATTCTTTGCTACCTACATTCGGACTGTACAATTTTCAACTGGATAGGCAAGTAGCTGGAAGCGAAAGCCACAGTATTTATACATTAAAAATTGTTCTTTGGGTAGTGTTGGAATTCCCGCTAGCCAAAACTAACTAAAACTGTCTCTAACTGCAAGCCCAACTCCCTCCAAATCCTTGAAGCACGGCAACTGAATGTGGCCTTCTAAACTAACTACCGGAGATCGAGCAAACCATTGAAGTAGTCAACATGCATTGCATACACTTCTTTGCTTCTTGTTCAAGGTCAATCGACTACACAAACCTTAATTATTAGTACTTGGTAGCCTAGTTGATTTAGAGAAAACATGAATAATTACTTGACTAATATACATCTCTCTTCGATAGTTGTATTATATAAGCAGGTTATTCTTTTTAGTTATCCTATATGAATTACACTCGGATTGTTGCATAAGAAACATGATAAGCACATCAAGCCATCAATGTGTATGCAACTATACACTATTTTCTTAATTCTCCTCAACTGAATCAAGCACATGATCAATGACAATCATGGAAGTATATACGACAGTTATGTCTGCAAcatagtcccccccccccccccccccccccccccccccgccggcagAAAAGTTACAAATTTCAATGCAACTTAAAGGTGGAGATTAGAAGTTGTCCCTTCAAGCAAAAAGGGTAATATAGTTATTTGTATCCAAGTCAATCTACTCAATATGTTCAATCTGCAGGCTAATATGGCCATAACCTCTTTAGTGACTTTAATATTCGTGTAAACTTTTAGGGGGGAGGAGTTGTACCGAAGCAAAAGTGACTTGCAGATTGAATCCGTGTACACCTTATAAAGTTTCCCTATGTGTGCTTTGCTTTAATTTTATGATCACATTTCCTGTACGAATTCTTTTGATAAGATTCTTTTGTGTTAAATTTAATGAGAAAACTTCTATTAACATCAACCTTTTGGAAATATTTATATCCTTTTATGTGGCAGTGCCAATCAATATTTGTTGCAAATTCCTATATTATCCAATTTTCTAGAATTTGTATCTTCTCCTATCATGTGAAAGGAAGAGGCCATGTAGCCATAAGTTCGGACATACTGTTTTAAGATCCAAGGATAACCCGTCCTACTTGAAGTATTGAATGATAAAAATATTAATAGTAGCAATTTAAGCTATTGTACCAATAATAACCATGGGCCAGTCGCGCAGAGTACCAATAATAACCATGGAAATCTCATCCTTGATCGATGTGATCCTTCGCGCTTGAGAGTTCTTCAATGtgaaatatatttgtgtttgatcttgttggggaacgtagtaatttcaaaaaaagatcctacgcacacgcaagatcatggtgatgcatagcaacgagaggggagagtaatgtccacgtaccctcgtagaccgtaagcggaagcgttatgacaacgcggttgatgtagttgtacgtcttcacgatccgaccgatccaagtaccgaacgtacggcacctccgagttcagcacacgttcagctcgatgacgatccccgaactccgatccagcaaagtgtcggggatgagttccgtcagcacgacggcgtggtgacgatgatgatgttctaccggcgtagggcttcgcctaaactccgcgacgatatgaccgaggtggaatatggtggcggggggcatcgcacacggctaaggaacgatcacgtagatcaacttgtgtgttctagggtgccccctgcccccgtatataaaggagcaaggggggggtgcggccggccctaggaggaggcgcgccggaggagtcctactcccactgggagtaggactccccccctttccctagttggactgggacttggggggaaggaggagaggggggaaaggaaagggggggggggcgccgcccccctccttgtcctattcggacttgggggggggggggggggcgcccgtctgcccctaggcctcctctcctcttcctccactaggcccaataaggcccattaggtcaccgggggggtttcggtaacctcccggtactccggtaaaatgccgatttcacccggaacacttccgatgtccaaacataggcttccaatatatcaatctttatgtctcgaccatttcgagactcctcgtcatgtccatgatcacatccgggactcggaacaaccttcggtacatcaaaacttataaactcataataaaactgtcatcgtaacgttaagcgtgcggaccctacgggttcgagaactatgtagacatgacctagaactattctcggtcaataaccaatcgcggaacctggatgctcatattggctcctacatattcttcgaagatctttatcggtcaaaccgcataactacatacgttgttccctttgtcatcggtatgttacttgcccgagattcgatcgtcggtatccaatacctagttcaatctcgttactggcaagtctctttactcgttacgtaatgcatcattccgtaactaactcattagctacattgcttgcaaggcttatagtgatgtgcattaccgagagggcccagagatacctctccgacaatcggagtgacaacacctaatctcgaaatacgccaacccaacatgtacctttggagacacctgtagtactcctttataatcacccagttacgttgtgacgtttggtagcacccaaagtgttcctccggtaaacgggagttgcataatctcatagttacaggaacatgtataagtcatgaagaaagcaatagcaatatactaaacgatcaagtgctaggctaacggaatgggtcatgtcaatcacatcattctcctaatgatgtgatcccattaatcaaatgacaacacatatctatggttaggaaacataaccatctttgataaatgagctagtcaagtagaggcatactagtgactatatgtttgtctatgtattcacacatgtatcatgtttccggttaatacaattctagcatgaataataaacatttatcatgatatgaggaaataaataataactttattattgcctctagggcatatttccttcagtctcccacttgcactagagtcaataatctagttcacatcatcatgtgatttaacaccaatattcatatctgtatatgattaacacccatagttcacatcgtcgtgtgatcaacacccaaagggtttactagagtcaataatctagttcacatcggtatgtgattaacacccaaagagtactaaggtatgatcatgttttgctcgtgagagaagtttagtctacgggtctgtcacattcagagccgtatgtattttgcaaatattctatgtctacaatgctctgcatggagctactctagctaattgctcccactttcaatatgtatccagattgagacttagagtcatctggatcggtgtaaaagcttgcaccgatgtaactttttatgacgggctcttttatcacctccataatcaagaagtatttccttggtcctcactaaggatattcttgaccgctgtccagtgatctactattagatcaaaattgtattcctttgccaaacacagagcaaggtatacaataggtctggttcacaacatagcatactttatagaacctatgactgaggcatagggaatgacttttcattctctttctattttctaccatagtcgggttttgagtcttactcaacttcacaccttgcaacacaggcaagaactctttctttgactgttccattttgaactacttcaaaaaaaattatcaaggtatgtactcattgaaaaacttatcaagcgtcttgatctatctatatagatcttgatgctcaatgtgtaagcagcttcaccgaggtctttctttgaaaaacttctttcaaacactcctttatgctttccagaaaattctacatcatttccaattaataatatgt is a genomic window containing:
- the LOC123095182 gene encoding expansin-A31-like; this translates as MAAGMRYLHLFADVLAFCFTPANSNWIPATATFYGGADGSDTMGGACGYENLYVAGYGINNVALSTALFNDGASCGQCYVIICDTSKSEMCKPGTSITVSATNFCPPNWDPPSDNGRWCNPPRHHFDMSQPAWENIGIYRAGIIPVFYQQVKCWRQGGVRFTINGFNYFELVLVANIGGSGSIKSMSVKGTNTAWIPMSRNWGANWHCLSGLVGQALSFAITSTGGQYLVFQDVVPAWWQFGQTFSTWRQFDY